A stretch of the bacterium genome encodes the following:
- the rdgB gene encoding RdgB/HAM1 family non-canonical purine NTP pyrophosphatase — MLNKLFFVTGNPNKAKEVAMILGIPVESVSLEIDEVQSLDLVEIAQKKAKLAFEQTGKPLIVEDAGLFLDQWKGFPGPLVKHVLAAGGNQLLLQMMEGVENRAASAQAVFAFHDGQKIHTFLGKVAGRLAKEEKPGGWGWDPVFIPEGGELTYAEMGPEAKNQVSHRRQALEEFKKFLKVF; from the coding sequence ATGTTGAACAAACTTTTTTTTGTTACTGGGAATCCCAACAAAGCTAAAGAAGTAGCGATGATTTTGGGAATTCCGGTTGAGAGTGTAAGCCTAGAAATTGACGAAGTTCAAAGTTTAGATTTAGTTGAAATTGCGCAGAAAAAAGCAAAATTAGCCTTTGAGCAGACAGGAAAACCCCTCATTGTTGAAGACGCTGGGCTTTTTCTAGATCAGTGGAAAGGCTTCCCCGGTCCTTTGGTCAAACACGTTTTGGCCGCTGGTGGCAACCAGCTGCTTCTTCAAATGATGGAAGGAGTGGAGAATCGAGCTGCCAGCGCTCAAGCTGTCTTTGCTTTTCATGATGGGCAAAAAATTCACACCTTTTTGGGTAAAGTGGCAGGTAGGCTAGCCAAAGAAGAAAAACCTGGTGGCTGGGGTTGGGATCCAGTTTTTATTCCAGAGGGAGGGGAGCTGACTTACGCTGAAATGGGTCCAGAAGCAAAAAACCAAGTTTCCCACCGCCGCCAAGCCTTGGAGGAGTTTAAAAAATTTCTCAAAGTTTTTTAG
- a CDS encoding PEGA domain-containing protein, with amino-acid sequence MKKYLTAAATAITLVVALFLLSRLVLPLFTPKNGFLQVSTSLPAKISLDNKNLGESPFRGENLKTGTHRLQLEAKFSTASSKVVGGRKVSWTGNISLYSNVLSVVNFDFGPTAAFNASEILTLRKGSTSISVVSQPENTEVSLDGSSLGATPLVKSIKSGVHRLKLSKENYLERQIDINVADGFQTVIQVDLALNPLPKAISKLSTKESTTFYDLSTLESSLFEKPDQWAEAAWFFQEKTNSLETKFDAFIDRAGTVYYYDQASFKASLKAKKSLNVGYLGNKADKVLSSQAKANWEKLFPTTKVAQIQVLSTPTGILNVRSGPSQSERILTKIKPGEKYPLLGEQEGWYKIKVGSITGWVSAQYAKKL; translated from the coding sequence ATGAAGAAATATTTAACTGCCGCTGCCACTGCCATTACTCTAGTTGTTGCCTTGTTCCTTCTCTCACGTTTAGTCTTACCCCTATTTACTCCAAAAAACGGTTTTTTACAGGTTTCTACTTCTTTACCCGCAAAAATTTCCCTTGACAACAAGAACCTGGGGGAAAGCCCCTTCCGCGGCGAGAATCTGAAAACCGGCACACACCGTTTGCAACTTGAAGCGAAATTTTCAACCGCCAGTTCGAAAGTTGTTGGTGGTAGAAAGGTAAGCTGGACGGGAAATATCAGTCTCTATAGCAATGTTTTATCAGTCGTGAACTTTGACTTTGGCCCGACCGCGGCTTTCAATGCCTCAGAAATTCTCACCTTGCGTAAGGGCTCCACCTCAATCTCAGTTGTCAGCCAACCGGAAAACACCGAAGTTAGTTTGGATGGTTCAAGTCTAGGAGCAACTCCGCTCGTCAAAAGCATAAAATCAGGGGTACATCGACTCAAACTCAGCAAGGAAAACTACTTGGAGCGCCAAATCGATATCAACGTAGCCGACGGTTTCCAAACTGTCATTCAGGTTGATCTCGCCCTAAACCCGTTACCAAAAGCTATCTCCAAACTCTCAACCAAGGAAAGTACCACTTTTTACGACCTGTCTACCCTGGAGTCGTCTCTCTTCGAAAAACCTGATCAGTGGGCAGAGGCAGCCTGGTTTTTTCAAGAAAAGACTAATTCTCTAGAAACAAAGTTCGACGCCTTCATCGATCGGGCTGGGACGGTTTATTACTATGATCAGGCCAGTTTCAAGGCTAGTTTAAAAGCGAAAAAGAGTCTGAACGTAGGTTACTTGGGAAATAAGGCGGACAAGGTTTTGTCCAGTCAAGCCAAAGCTAACTGGGAAAAACTCTTTCCGACAACGAAGGTTGCTCAAATTCAGGTTCTTAGCACACCAACCGGAATTCTGAACGTGCGTTCTGGGCCCAGCCAAAGCGAGCGGATTCTGACAAAAATTAAACCTGGAGAAAAATACCCCTTACTTGGTGAGCAAGAGGGCTGGTACAAAATTAAAGTCGGCTCAATTACTGGTTGGGTCTCGGCCCAATACGCTAAAAAACTTTGA
- a CDS encoding decaprenyl-phosphate phosphoribosyltransferase, giving the protein MKQLSSLLISLRPAQWVKNLAVFVAIFFGGNLFNESKLIAALFSFVAFCLIASSTYLINDLVDAKVDKIHYAKKNRPIAAGKLSIQTAFTAAATLALLALFLGSFVSKGVLVAIGLYLLTQIAYNFYLKRVLLLELLVIAFGFMLRVFAGSFATQTSLSSWLILTVMMISLFLAIGKRRSEVTLLGETAAQHRPTLSGYPLTLLDGLVFLSATASLLTYSLFTFNTSRPTVTNFLAQYLPQTLVNAKWLMVTIPIVVYGIFRYLYLIFEKKEGDSPEKILLNDKAILFTLLLWLAISGLVIYLLPAA; this is encoded by the coding sequence ATGAAACAACTTAGCAGTTTACTTATTTCCTTACGGCCAGCCCAGTGGGTGAAAAATCTAGCGGTTTTTGTCGCTATTTTTTTTGGTGGCAATCTCTTTAACGAATCCAAACTCATTGCCGCTCTTTTCTCCTTTGTCGCTTTTTGTTTGATTGCCTCGAGCACTTATCTCATCAATGATTTGGTTGATGCCAAGGTAGACAAAATCCATTACGCGAAGAAAAACCGTCCCATTGCCGCGGGCAAACTGAGCATACAAACTGCTTTTACCGCTGCGGCTACTCTGGCTCTGCTGGCTCTTTTTCTCGGTTCCTTTGTCTCCAAGGGAGTTTTGGTAGCAATCGGTCTCTATTTGCTAACCCAAATTGCCTACAATTTTTACTTAAAGAGAGTTTTACTCTTAGAACTTCTAGTTATTGCTTTTGGTTTTATGCTCCGAGTTTTCGCTGGCTCTTTTGCAACTCAAACCTCTCTTTCCTCCTGGTTGATTCTGACGGTGATGATGATTTCTCTGTTTTTGGCAATCGGCAAAAGACGTTCGGAAGTGACTCTACTGGGAGAAACAGCTGCCCAACACCGTCCCACTCTTTCAGGTTATCCCTTGACTCTATTGGATGGTTTGGTTTTTCTCAGTGCCACAGCAAGTTTACTTACCTACAGCCTCTTTACCTTTAATACTAGCCGGCCAACTGTTACTAACTTTTTGGCACAATATCTACCCCAAACCCTAGTCAATGCCAAATGGTTGATGGTGACTATACCGATAGTTGTTTATGGGATTTTCCGCTATCTCTATTTAATTTTTGAGAAAAAGGAAGGCGATTCACCTGAAAAAATATTACTTAACGACAAAGCCATCTTGTTCACTTTACTTCTTTGGCTAGCAATCTCCGGACTGGTCATCTACCTTCTACCTGCGGCCTAA
- a CDS encoding MraY family glycosyltransferase — MFLISLFLFSALITFSVTPLVIKLARQHGFLDYPNRPHPAIIHTKPLPRGGGLAVLVGLIGCLTLISFVQPSFDKRLLAIFIASFLIVLVGLADDKYDLNPYLRLLANFFTVLIVVGFGIGITSFHNPLGGNINLDIWRISFSIPEFLPFAGLHSILVLADIFALIWIVWIMNAINWSSGVDGQLSGIAFISLSFIGFVALRNLQTDPNQLIVASLAFGAAGAFLGFLPWSFYPQRIMPGYGGSALAGFLIATLAILSGAKLATAFLVLAVPLVDSLWAIVRRLYQHRSPVWGDRQHLHHQLLKRGWSIPKIAFLYYALTAFFGLASLSLDSRGKLFAIAMVVVVLLSFIISVGYLGRKVRNETT; from the coding sequence ATGTTTTTAATCAGTCTTTTTCTTTTTTCGGCGCTAATTACTTTTTCGGTCACCCCACTGGTGATCAAACTGGCACGGCAGCACGGGTTTCTTGATTATCCCAACCGCCCGCACCCAGCTATTATTCACACCAAACCTTTGCCGAGGGGGGGAGGACTAGCAGTTCTGGTCGGTTTGATAGGTTGTCTGACTCTCATCAGTTTTGTACAACCAAGCTTTGATAAGCGTCTCTTAGCTATCTTTATTGCTAGTTTCTTGATTGTCCTGGTTGGTCTAGCTGACGATAAATACGATTTGAATCCTTACTTACGACTCTTGGCGAACTTCTTTACGGTTCTGATTGTGGTCGGCTTTGGAATTGGGATAACAAGCTTTCACAACCCTCTCGGGGGAAACATCAACTTAGATATTTGGAGAATCTCCTTTAGCATTCCTGAGTTTCTTCCCTTTGCCGGACTGCACTCGATTCTGGTTCTGGCCGATATCTTTGCCCTGATTTGGATCGTCTGGATCATGAATGCAATCAATTGGTCCAGTGGGGTCGATGGCCAACTTTCGGGCATTGCTTTCATCAGCCTGTCTTTCATTGGTTTTGTCGCCCTGCGCAATTTACAAACTGATCCCAATCAACTCATTGTCGCGAGTCTAGCCTTCGGAGCTGCCGGGGCTTTTCTTGGCTTTTTGCCTTGGAGCTTTTACCCGCAAAGAATTATGCCTGGGTACGGTGGTTCAGCCCTGGCTGGGTTTTTGATTGCTACCCTCGCGATCCTCTCTGGGGCGAAGCTCGCCACTGCCTTCTTAGTACTGGCTGTGCCTTTGGTTGACAGTCTCTGGGCAATAGTACGCCGGCTCTACCAGCACCGCTCCCCAGTTTGGGGAGATCGGCAACACCTCCACCACCAACTCTTAAAAAGAGGTTGGAGCATCCCAAAAATCGCCTTTCTCTACTACGCTCTGACTGCCTTTTTTGGTTTGGCTTCTCTGAGTTTGGACAGTCGTGGTAAGCTTTTTGCAATTGCGATGGTAGTTGTTGTTCTTCTCTCTTTTATCATTAGCGTGGGTTATTTAGGAAGAAAAGTTAGGAATGAAACAACTTAG